One segment of Halomonas sp. TD01 DNA contains the following:
- the ccoG gene encoding cytochrome c oxidase accessory protein CcoG has protein sequence MTQRIPLQNLTTEAAVEHHSPSSNDSRHQPSSNNPSNNKPPKLGHIYVREIGGFFQRIRRCSNWLLMALYFVLPWINWGDRPLIWFDLSAQEFHIFAATFYPQDFILLTWILVLCAFGLFLITVAAGRVWCGYSCPQSVWTFLFIWFEHRLEGPRHRRIRRDNASRTVDTLWRKAAKHAAWLLIALATGVAFVGYFTPIRALVVDFISLNVHPWALFWIGFFTVFTYLNAGWLRHQVCLHMCPYSRFQSAMFDANTLIVSYDAARGEPRRNHLQKGAEASRIGDCIDCELCVQVCPTGIDIRDGLQYECIGCAACIDACDSVMARINKPLGLVRYTTERALEGKDTRFWRPQLIAYAVALLSMVVLLVGFLNTRVPIDVDVARDRQALFESTEGGRIVNYYNVTLRNQDTDPHRYALTASGLPGLRLQGMETIDVEANETRHLRIALTADEDVLTQPSHPVELRFTSLDDPSVTNASETRFLGPSSK, from the coding sequence ATGACGCAACGCATTCCATTGCAAAACCTAACCACTGAGGCAGCGGTTGAACACCACTCGCCTTCATCTAATGATTCCCGTCACCAGCCTTCTAGTAACAATCCGTCCAATAATAAGCCACCCAAGCTTGGGCATATTTATGTGCGAGAAATTGGTGGTTTTTTTCAACGCATCCGGCGCTGCTCAAACTGGTTGTTAATGGCGCTGTATTTTGTCTTGCCATGGATTAATTGGGGCGACCGGCCGCTGATATGGTTTGATCTTTCTGCGCAAGAGTTCCATATTTTTGCGGCGACGTTTTATCCACAAGACTTTATCTTGCTCACCTGGATCTTGGTATTGTGCGCGTTTGGCCTGTTTTTGATCACGGTAGCAGCGGGGCGAGTATGGTGTGGCTATAGCTGCCCACAAAGCGTTTGGACATTTCTGTTTATTTGGTTTGAGCACCGCCTGGAGGGGCCACGGCACCGTCGGATACGCCGTGATAACGCGTCGCGTACCGTTGATACGTTATGGCGTAAGGCAGCCAAACATGCGGCTTGGCTGTTAATTGCACTGGCAACGGGGGTTGCCTTTGTTGGCTACTTCACGCCGATTAGAGCGCTAGTGGTGGATTTTATCAGCCTGAATGTGCACCCCTGGGCGCTATTCTGGATCGGCTTCTTTACGGTTTTCACATACCTGAATGCGGGTTGGCTACGCCACCAAGTATGCCTTCATATGTGTCCTTACTCGCGTTTTCAGTCTGCAATGTTCGACGCTAATACTCTGATTGTTTCTTATGATGCTGCACGTGGTGAGCCACGTCGTAACCACCTTCAGAAGGGCGCTGAGGCCTCACGTATTGGTGACTGTATCGACTGTGAGTTGTGTGTTCAGGTATGCCCAACAGGTATCGATATTCGTGATGGATTGCAGTACGAGTGTATTGGCTGTGCCGCGTGTATTGATGCCTGTGACAGCGTCATGGCACGCATTAATAAACCGCTTGGCCTCGTGCGATATACCACGGAGCGCGCGTTGGAGGGTAAAGACACCCGTTTCTGGCGCCCTCAACTGATCGCCTATGCCGTAGCACTGCTCTCTATGGTGGTGCTGCTCGTTGGCTTCTTAAATACCCGTGTGCCCATTGATGTAGATGTTGCGCGAGACCGCCAAGCGCTGTTTGAAAGTACCGAAGGCGGACGCATCGTCAATTACTACAACGTAACGCTGCGCAATCAAGATACCGATCCTCACCGTTATGCGTTAACGGCATCGGGGCTGCCAGGGCTGCGCTTACAAGGCATGGAAACGATAGACGTAGAGGCTAACGAGACCCGCCACTTACGCATTGCTCTCACTGCCGATGAGGATGTTTTGACTCAACCCAGCCACCCAGTTGAGCTGCGTTTTACATCGCTGGATGACCCATCGGTAACGAATGCTAGTGAAACGCGTTTTCTGGGGCCGTCGAGTAAGTAG
- a CDS encoding MFS transporter: MKTLSNMGFALFGAALVAISYGLARFAFGLFVPAISADLELTAYLVGIIGALPFISFVLATLFAPLAADRLGARNLAVLSGGFGVAGLVIISQSSNALSLGVGVFICGICTGLMMPALTAAMQALVSRTMHGRVSSIMNAGTSIGIIVAVPTVVFLANAWRFTYSSFAVLAGLGVIAAWYFIPSVSRIVPANAAPPPPITRQQWSRLTRLSLFAFAMGFVAAPYWLFAPDLVVTLGALSPNQTGWLWFAVGVAGLGGAVVSDLADRNNPPITQALMLMMLSSSLVLLAASPSQLGLAMFSAMVFGLAYMSLTGLYLMTGIRLLPGRLSLGPVLPFMACALGQAAGSPVVGVLVDGFGYAYAFSVFSVVGIVVAILSPIYPGHIDYWADWAEESVEEQQQVQEELPSVEETGLQAAYDNQLLDENGEPIEPVAQESNTS; this comes from the coding sequence ATGAAGACCTTGTCGAACATGGGGTTTGCCCTATTTGGGGCAGCGCTGGTCGCGATTAGCTATGGGCTTGCGCGCTTTGCGTTTGGCTTATTTGTGCCTGCTATTAGCGCTGACCTGGAACTGACAGCGTACTTAGTTGGCATTATCGGGGCGCTGCCGTTTATTAGCTTTGTATTGGCCACGCTGTTTGCACCACTTGCAGCAGATCGGCTTGGTGCGCGTAACTTGGCGGTACTCTCTGGTGGATTCGGTGTAGCTGGTCTTGTAATCATCAGTCAGTCGTCAAATGCCTTATCGCTCGGTGTGGGTGTGTTTATCTGCGGGATTTGTACTGGTTTGATGATGCCCGCTCTGACTGCGGCTATGCAGGCGTTGGTGAGCCGAACAATGCATGGTCGCGTTAGCTCTATTATGAATGCAGGCACCAGTATCGGCATTATCGTGGCAGTGCCTACTGTCGTTTTTCTGGCGAATGCCTGGCGCTTTACCTACTCGAGTTTTGCTGTTTTGGCGGGCTTAGGGGTTATTGCAGCGTGGTACTTTATCCCTTCGGTTTCACGGATTGTGCCGGCGAATGCGGCACCACCGCCGCCGATCACGCGACAGCAGTGGTCGCGCCTTACCCGGCTTTCTCTATTCGCTTTTGCGATGGGTTTTGTGGCTGCGCCGTACTGGTTGTTTGCTCCAGATCTGGTGGTTACCCTCGGTGCACTATCTCCAAATCAAACCGGTTGGCTTTGGTTTGCTGTGGGGGTTGCAGGTCTAGGGGGTGCCGTAGTGAGCGATTTGGCTGACCGTAATAACCCTCCTATTACGCAAGCATTGATGCTGATGATGCTGTCCTCAAGCTTAGTGTTGCTTGCTGCTAGCCCAAGTCAGCTAGGATTGGCGATGTTTTCGGCCATGGTATTTGGCCTTGCTTACATGAGCTTAACGGGACTGTATCTGATGACCGGCATTCGTCTATTGCCGGGGCGACTTTCCCTGGGGCCAGTACTGCCTTTCATGGCCTGCGCGCTTGGGCAGGCAGCAGGATCTCCGGTTGTTGGTGTGCTGGTGGACGGGTTTGGATATGCCTACGCATTTTCGGTATTTTCGGTTGTTGGCATTGTGGTGGCGATTCTATCGCCGATTTATCCGGGCCACATTGATTACTGGGCAGACTGGGCGGAGGAGAGCGTAGAAGAACAACAACAAGTGCAAGAGGAATTGCCATCCGTTGAAGAGACGGGCCTTCAGGCAGCTTATGACAACCAGTTGCTTGACGAGAATGGCGAACCCATTGAACCTGTCGCTCAAGAATCCAATACCTCCTAA
- a CDS encoding sensor domain-containing protein — protein sequence MVTSNLFSLDDFPVGCMVTDYKRRILYSNRYLEQYHGYSTNELLGADLFTLLSKASQIMYDTYIVPILVREKQCDEIRLSMVTRSTSTLPIVVSVHCDDSANERIFWSVSSSSRSDQLFQELTETKKLLEQKVSLLRTLSDTDQLTGLPNRAALAKHLDQKIIDLKKDDMAFALAFVDLDGFKEVNDRYGHHMGDKILQLVAKRLASNLRSDDLIARFGGDEFVIFLNGRFSPCLVEESLSRLINKLSEPFDIDSVLLQLSASIGVTLYPQSKAVEPDQLIRQADQAMYQAKLSGKNQICLFNVDNEQVQKGKQSELSAIRAAMDADQFELYYQPKINMLTGKVLGAEALIRWNHPSEGLKEPATFLPVLNNTSTGVELGRWVITSALCQLQKWLQQGLDLHVSVNIDGYHLQHSQFLRDLSSILADFPNLPKQRLELEVLETSTIEDVSHVYSVLNACRMMGIRISLDDFGTGYSSLSHLRDLSVDTLKIDRSFVQNMLSSAGDLAILKGVIGFAGAFECDLVAEGVETLQHSQQLIELGCECGQGYFIARPMPAHAFKPWVEEWHQQAFQKQFKHHS from the coding sequence ATGGTGACATCTAACTTATTTTCGCTTGATGATTTCCCTGTAGGGTGCATGGTGACCGACTATAAACGCCGGATTCTCTACAGTAATCGCTATCTTGAGCAATATCACGGTTATTCAACGAATGAATTGTTAGGCGCTGATTTGTTTACTTTGTTGAGCAAAGCGTCGCAGATTATGTATGACACTTATATAGTGCCCATATTAGTTCGGGAAAAGCAGTGCGACGAAATCCGACTGTCAATGGTAACTCGCTCCACAAGCACGTTACCTATCGTGGTGAGTGTGCATTGCGACGATAGTGCCAATGAACGTATTTTCTGGAGTGTCAGTAGCTCTAGCCGATCTGACCAATTATTTCAGGAACTGACGGAAACCAAAAAGCTTCTTGAACAGAAGGTCTCTTTGCTGCGTACTTTATCGGATACCGACCAACTGACAGGCTTACCTAATCGCGCCGCCTTGGCCAAACACCTTGATCAGAAAATTATTGATTTAAAGAAAGATGACATGGCATTTGCTTTGGCGTTCGTTGACCTTGATGGCTTCAAGGAGGTCAATGACCGCTATGGACACCATATGGGTGACAAAATTCTTCAATTAGTCGCCAAACGCTTGGCTAGTAACCTAAGAAGCGATGATTTGATTGCCCGCTTTGGTGGTGATGAGTTTGTTATTTTTTTGAATGGCCGTTTTAGTCCCTGTTTAGTTGAGGAGTCACTTTCTCGGCTTATTAATAAACTTTCAGAGCCATTTGATATAGATTCTGTGTTGTTACAGCTCTCTGCCAGCATAGGCGTTACTCTCTATCCGCAATCGAAAGCGGTAGAGCCTGACCAGCTGATTCGCCAAGCCGACCAGGCGATGTATCAAGCAAAACTGTCAGGTAAGAATCAGATCTGCCTATTTAATGTAGATAATGAACAAGTCCAAAAAGGTAAACAATCAGAGTTAAGTGCTATTAGAGCTGCGATGGACGCTGATCAGTTTGAGCTTTACTACCAGCCCAAAATTAACATGCTCACTGGTAAAGTGCTTGGGGCTGAAGCACTCATACGCTGGAATCATCCCAGTGAAGGATTAAAAGAACCAGCTACTTTTTTGCCTGTACTGAATAATACATCGACTGGCGTGGAACTGGGACGATGGGTTATCACCAGTGCGCTTTGCCAGCTCCAGAAGTGGCTTCAACAAGGTCTGGATTTACATGTCAGCGTCAATATCGATGGGTATCATTTACAGCATTCCCAGTTTCTCCGCGATTTAAGCAGTATCCTTGCTGATTTTCCTAATCTACCAAAACAGCGGCTTGAGCTTGAAGTGCTGGAAACAAGCACTATCGAAGATGTTAGCCATGTTTACTCAGTGCTCAATGCTTGCCGAATGATGGGGATTCGTATCTCGTTAGATGACTTTGGTACAGGGTATTCCTCTTTAAGCCATCTTAGAGATCTATCAGTCGATACGCTTAAAATTGACCGGAGTTTCGTTCAAAATATGCTGTCCAGCGCTGGAGACTTAGCCATTCTTAAAGGTGTTATTGGTTTTGCGGGCGCGTTCGAATGTGACTTAGTCGCTGAAGGTGTTGAAACACTCCAGCATAGCCAGCAGCTTATTGAGCTTGGCTGCGAGTGCGGACAAGGTTATTTTATTGCCCGCCCAATGCCTGCCCATGCTTTCAAGCCGTGGGTGGAAGAGTGGCATCAGCAAGCATTTCAGAAGCAATTCAAACATCACAGTTAG
- a CDS encoding sensor domain-containing diguanylate cyclase translates to MPVDLQSLYPKLVHLMLDTVFVVDGDNQILFVSDACESLLGYRADELTGTLITNYMHPDDLALTQDSIVRVMNGQHHVDFRNRYLRKDGSTVHILWSARWYEDEEVRIGVARDVTALMQAEEELRFLAHHDPLTKLTNRSLFYDRLVSGLSAARRHQSSLALLFLDINDFKMINDTYGHAMGDGVLCTVARRLESCLRETDTVARMGGDEFTVLLTDIQSVEAVTRKVDQILTVMAEPLGAEFGEISMPSCSIGMAYYPADGDDADTLLRHADSAMYKVKGNR, encoded by the coding sequence ATGCCCGTTGACCTGCAATCGCTCTATCCCAAACTGGTGCATCTGATGCTGGACACTGTCTTCGTGGTTGATGGAGACAATCAGATCCTCTTTGTGAGTGATGCCTGTGAGTCACTGCTTGGTTACCGTGCTGATGAGCTGACCGGCACCTTAATCACCAATTACATGCATCCTGACGACCTCGCGCTCACGCAAGACTCCATTGTGCGGGTCATGAACGGTCAGCACCACGTCGATTTCCGCAACCGCTACCTTCGTAAGGATGGCAGCACTGTGCACATTTTATGGTCTGCCCGTTGGTATGAAGACGAGGAAGTTCGGATCGGCGTTGCGCGGGACGTGACAGCCCTGATGCAAGCCGAAGAGGAATTACGCTTCCTCGCCCATCACGATCCACTAACAAAACTGACGAATAGGTCACTGTTCTATGATCGGCTGGTCTCAGGCTTGAGCGCGGCCCGTCGCCATCAAAGCAGTCTTGCGCTACTCTTTCTGGATATTAATGACTTCAAAATGATTAATGATACCTATGGACATGCCATGGGTGATGGGGTGCTATGCACAGTGGCTCGACGACTGGAGAGCTGTCTACGTGAAACGGACACGGTCGCACGGATGGGCGGTGATGAGTTTACTGTTCTGCTGACGGACATCCAATCGGTGGAAGCCGTTACACGTAAGGTAGATCAGATTCTCACTGTCATGGCCGAGCCCCTAGGCGCAGAATTCGGTGAGATCAGCATGCCGTCTTGCAGTATTGGTATGGCCTATTATCCCGCCGATGGGGACGATGCCGATACGCTGCTCCGGCATGCTGATAGCGCGATGTACAAAGTAAAAGGGAACCGATAG
- a CDS encoding DUF2474 family protein, with protein MEPFAKRLGWLMTIWFSSVCVLLLLSLGIKFMMGLVGLTS; from the coding sequence ATAGAGCCATTCGCTAAGCGCTTAGGCTGGTTAATGACCATTTGGTTTTCGAGTGTTTGTGTTCTATTACTGCTTTCACTAGGAATTAAGTTCATGATGGGACTAGTGGGCTTAACCAGCTAA
- a CDS encoding linear amide C-N hydrolase translates to MMLRLSKPRLATLCIAVASIAIAPTVSACTSLLYSDANDHFYAGRTMELPMELPYKVSYFPAGTTFGSQADKHHVLDFAGQNAFVAISVPDPVSGDVKVAEGVNDKGLTFSVLAFASTEGPADMVDNTQAVLAAIDLGAWTLSQFDTVNEVKQALEEQPVLVTSLLPHGLLKTPFHYTLHDASGNSIVIEFANGEQNIIDNPLGVMTNGPEFSWHMTNMNNYTFLSNVDQSKLELSGVKLAQPDSGIATAGLPASNTSVGRFVRAVYYSQFAEKAEDADSAITTLAHVMNNFDRPRGITIDNRFHDSVENIAAPGVNNNRVYTSEYTSWTSLIDLQQRNLHIRSYDSLNYIHFDLDELTDIDEIRHVELKDVVHGPQDATASLRQ, encoded by the coding sequence ATGATGCTACGCCTTTCTAAACCTCGTTTAGCGACCCTTTGTATCGCAGTTGCCAGTATCGCCATAGCGCCCACCGTATCCGCTTGCACTTCCCTTCTATATAGCGATGCGAATGATCACTTCTATGCGGGTCGCACCATGGAGCTGCCCATGGAGCTACCTTACAAGGTATCTTACTTTCCAGCAGGAACTACCTTTGGTTCGCAAGCTGACAAACATCATGTACTGGACTTTGCTGGTCAAAATGCATTCGTAGCGATTAGCGTACCAGACCCAGTATCAGGGGACGTGAAAGTAGCTGAAGGGGTTAACGACAAGGGGCTAACATTCAGCGTACTAGCGTTCGCAAGCACCGAAGGACCTGCCGATATGGTGGATAACACTCAGGCAGTGCTAGCCGCTATCGATCTGGGCGCCTGGACGCTTTCTCAGTTTGATACAGTTAACGAAGTCAAACAGGCGCTAGAGGAACAACCTGTATTGGTAACCTCACTGCTACCACATGGGTTGCTAAAAACACCGTTCCATTACACGTTGCACGACGCCTCGGGCAACTCAATTGTGATCGAATTTGCTAACGGTGAACAAAACATTATTGATAATCCGTTAGGCGTTATGACCAATGGGCCAGAGTTTTCCTGGCATATGACCAACATGAACAATTACACATTTTTAAGTAACGTTGACCAATCAAAGCTAGAGCTTAGTGGCGTAAAACTCGCCCAACCCGACTCAGGCATCGCCACTGCTGGGCTCCCCGCGTCGAACACATCGGTTGGCCGCTTTGTACGCGCCGTTTACTATTCACAGTTTGCCGAAAAAGCGGAAGATGCCGATAGCGCAATTACCACACTGGCACATGTAATGAATAACTTTGATCGGCCGCGCGGTATTACCATCGACAACCGCTTTCATGATTCTGTGGAAAATATTGCCGCCCCCGGCGTTAACAACAACCGCGTCTACACATCCGAGTATACATCTTGGACTTCATTGATCGATCTTCAGCAGCGGAATCTCCACATACGCTCTTACGACAGCCTTAACTATATTCATTTCGATTTAGATGAGTTAACTGATATTGATGAAATACGGCACGTTGAGCTTAAAGATGTTGTTCATGGCCCACAAGATGCCACCGCGTCTTTACGTCAATAA
- a CDS encoding cold-shock protein: protein MATGTVKWFNDTKGFGFISPEVSGDDLFAHFSEIQADGFKSLQDGQKVSFDVTQGQKGLQASNIKVVE, encoded by the coding sequence ATGGCAACTGGTACCGTAAAGTGGTTTAACGACACTAAAGGCTTCGGCTTTATTTCTCCTGAAGTTAGCGGCGACGATCTGTTCGCGCACTTCTCCGAAATTCAAGCAGATGGCTTTAAATCCCTGCAAGACGGTCAGAAGGTTTCTTTTGACGTCACTCAGGGCCAAAAAGGCCTTCAAGCTTCTAATATCAAGGTTGTGGAATAA
- the mapR gene encoding GntR family transcriptional regulator MpaR (MapR regulates genes involved in Pseudomonas quinolone signal (PQS) production and anthranilate metabolism) has protein sequence MKRYEQFADEIATLIRQGVLGPGERIPSVRQASRHHGISPSTVFQAYYLLENRGLITARARSGYFVREHARRLLGEPRVTLQPTDPAEVEVSELVFSVLDSLQDDRTVPFGSAFPSPELFPLSRLSTSMTRGLRELSPQQIVADMTTGHIDLCRQIALRYMLGGIQLPMEELVITNGAMEALNLALQCVTQPGDLVAVESPAFYASLQVLERLKLRAVEIPVHPREGIDLDVLAERLTSLPIKACWFMSHLQNPIGASLSNERKQTLYQLLKQHQVPMLEDDVYSELYFGNSPPTPVKAFDDEGLVIHCSSFSKCLAPGYRVGWVAGGRYAEAISRLKLMTTISPSVPAQAAIADYLQHGGYDRHLRKLRHALETQQGSMLASADRYFPTQTRITRPAGGYFLWVEFPEKVDSLRLFNMALDHGVSLAPGPIFSATQQFRHCVRLSYGHPWTARSERGMETLGQLLTLF, from the coding sequence ATGAAACGTTACGAACAATTTGCCGATGAGATAGCCACGCTGATTCGCCAGGGTGTGCTTGGCCCTGGGGAGCGCATACCATCCGTTCGCCAGGCCAGCCGCCACCATGGGATCAGCCCCTCCACGGTGTTTCAAGCTTACTACCTGCTCGAAAATCGCGGCCTCATCACAGCGCGGGCACGCTCAGGCTATTTTGTTCGTGAACATGCTCGGCGCTTGCTGGGCGAACCACGTGTAACGTTGCAGCCCACCGATCCGGCGGAAGTAGAAGTCAGTGAACTAGTGTTCTCGGTTCTCGACTCACTGCAGGATGACCGAACGGTACCCTTTGGTTCCGCCTTCCCAAGCCCCGAGCTTTTCCCGCTTTCACGCTTGAGCACTAGCATGACACGTGGCCTGCGCGAGCTTTCGCCTCAGCAGATAGTGGCCGACATGACCACCGGACATATCGACCTGTGCCGGCAAATTGCCTTGCGCTACATGCTGGGCGGTATTCAGTTACCAATGGAAGAGCTGGTGATTACCAATGGCGCGATGGAAGCGCTCAACTTAGCTCTGCAGTGTGTTACCCAGCCAGGGGACTTGGTGGCGGTTGAGTCCCCGGCATTTTATGCCAGTCTGCAAGTATTGGAGCGGCTGAAATTGCGTGCAGTAGAGATTCCGGTGCATCCACGCGAGGGAATTGACCTCGACGTGCTAGCAGAGCGACTGACGTCGCTGCCTATCAAAGCCTGCTGGTTTATGAGCCACCTGCAAAACCCGATCGGTGCCAGCCTAAGCAATGAACGAAAACAAACTCTGTATCAACTACTAAAGCAACACCAAGTACCGATGCTAGAGGACGACGTATACTCCGAGCTTTACTTTGGCAACTCCCCCCCCACTCCGGTAAAAGCGTTTGATGATGAAGGGTTAGTCATTCACTGCAGCTCGTTCTCGAAATGCTTGGCGCCTGGCTATCGCGTTGGCTGGGTAGCAGGTGGACGCTACGCCGAAGCTATTTCACGCCTGAAGTTAATGACGACTATTTCGCCTTCCGTTCCTGCGCAGGCAGCCATTGCCGACTATTTGCAACACGGTGGCTACGACCGTCACTTACGTAAGCTCCGCCACGCTCTAGAAACCCAACAAGGCAGTATGCTGGCGTCTGCAGATCGCTACTTCCCCACCCAAACACGTATCACCCGCCCTGCTGGCGGCTATTTTTTATGGGTGGAGTTTCCTGAGAAAGTTGATTCACTGCGCTTATTTAACATGGCACTCGATCATGGCGTTAGCTTAGCGCCAGGCCCCATCTTTTCGGCAACTCAGCAGTTCCGTCACTGCGTACGATTGAGCTATGGGCATCCATGGACCGCGCGCAGCGAACGAGGCATGGAAACCTTAGGACAGCTATTAACCCTATTCTAA
- a CDS encoding alpha/beta fold hydrolase — translation MLTKERVIARNNVTVVGAGNKTLMLAHGFGCDQHMWYHLIPQLKEHYTLVMFDYVGSGRSTISAFSESRYSALEGYARDVTEICDALDLSEVHFVGHSVSCNIGLLAAIASPERFASHLMICPSPCFFNMPPDYHGGFERADLEELVGLMDRNHIGWANYLAPLIMGAESSPTLIGELSSSFCSTDPVVAKTFARATFFSDYRHLLPQAKHPALVLQSAVDSLANPEVGRYIHAQMPNSTLRVMASEGHCIHMTHPELVAREIKAWLDN, via the coding sequence GTGTTGACGAAGGAGCGGGTCATAGCTCGGAATAATGTAACCGTCGTTGGGGCGGGCAATAAAACACTGATGCTCGCCCACGGTTTCGGCTGTGACCAACATATGTGGTATCACCTTATCCCCCAGCTTAAAGAGCATTACACGCTGGTCATGTTTGATTATGTAGGGTCAGGTCGATCAACAATTTCTGCCTTCAGCGAGTCACGTTACAGTGCGCTGGAAGGTTATGCTCGTGATGTCACCGAGATTTGTGATGCTCTCGATCTGAGCGAGGTGCATTTTGTAGGCCATTCGGTTAGCTGCAACATTGGCTTGTTGGCGGCAATTGCCAGTCCTGAACGGTTCGCCAGCCACCTTATGATTTGTCCATCGCCTTGCTTTTTCAATATGCCGCCAGACTATCACGGTGGATTTGAGCGTGCTGATCTTGAAGAACTCGTTGGTTTAATGGATCGGAATCATATCGGCTGGGCTAATTATCTGGCACCGCTCATTATGGGGGCAGAGTCGTCTCCGACTTTAATTGGTGAGCTCTCCAGCAGCTTTTGTTCGACCGATCCGGTGGTGGCTAAAACGTTTGCAAGAGCTACTTTCTTTTCGGACTACCGGCATTTACTGCCCCAAGCGAAACACCCAGCGCTTGTGCTTCAAAGCGCAGTAGACTCCCTTGCCAACCCGGAAGTAGGTCGTTACATCCATGCACAGATGCCTAATAGCACGCTGCGTGTCATGGCAAGCGAGGGGCACTGCATCCACATGACGCACCCAGAGCTTGTCGCTCGGGAAATTAAGGCGTGGTTAGATAACTGA